In one Alnus glutinosa chromosome 12, dhAlnGlut1.1, whole genome shotgun sequence genomic region, the following are encoded:
- the LOC133851826 gene encoding AAA-ATPase At2g18193-like — MFSLKEMPSTASTLFSAYASFAASMMMVRSMANEIVPYELRSYLSSALNYLFAARSSTLTLVIEECCGMARNQVYEAAEVYLRTKISPATDRLRVSKTPRQKHFSVDIEKGEEINDNFENLPVKWRFVCTEPKEEHRSASNEKRFFELIFNKKFKDKVFDSYLPYVLLRANAIRMQHKVVKLYNRECPCPSDDVDGAWGMWGSINLEHPSTFDTLAMDPELKNAIVDDLDRFLRRKEFYKKVGKAWKRGYLLYGPPGTGKSSLIAAMANYLKFDIYDLELTSIYSNSDLRRIMLSTTNRSILVIEDIDCSVEIPDRHKAHNPDEFQAFPRVTLSGLLNFIDGLWSSCGDERIIVLTTNHKDRLDSALLRPGRMDVHINMSYCTSRGFKILASNYLGIHQGSAHHLCGEIEGLIDSTEVTPAEVAEELMKSDDADVVFGELVNFLKRKKVASNEMKVEEGAKKTEEDQQAKRLKLMRVARNFRRKAVRGKMKRKS; from the exons ATGTTTTCTCTCAAAGAGATGCCCTCCACCGCCTCCACATTGTTCTCCGCCTATGCATCCTTCGCCGCCTCCATGATGATGGTACGGTCCATGGCCAACGAGATCGTCCCCTACGAGCTCCGCTCCTACCTCAGCTCTGCCTTGAATTACCTATTCGCCGCCCGCTCCTCCACTCTCACCCTCGTCATCGAAGAGTGCTGCGGTATGGCCCGCAACCAGGTCTACGAAGCCGCTGAGGTCTACCTGCGCACCAAGATAAGCCCCGCCACGGACCGCCTGCGGGTCAGCAAGACCCCACGCCAAAAGCACTTCAGCGTGGACATCGAGAAGGGCGAGGAGATCAATGACAATTTCGAGAACCTCCCCGTCAAGTGGCGGTTCGTTTGCACCGAACCCAAGGAGGAACATCGTTCGGCCAGCAACGAGAAGCGCTTCTTCGAGCTGATCTTCAACAAGAAGTTCAAGGACAAAGTGTTCGATTCTTACCTGCCGTACGTTCTGCTCAGGGCCAACGCTATCAGAATGCAACACAAGGTTGTCAAGCTGTATAACCGCGAGTGTCCGTGTCCGTCCGACGACGTGGACGGAGCTTGGGGCATGTGGGGTTCCATCAATCTGGAGCATCCGTCCACTTTCGACACGTTGGCCATGGACCCGGAGCTCAAGAACGCCATCGTTGACGACTTGGACAGGTTTCTCAGGAGGAAGGAGTTCTACAAGAAGGTCGGGAAAGCTTGGAAGAGAGGGTACTTGTTGTACGGTCCGCCTGGTACGGGTAAATCGAGCTTGATTGCGGCCATGGCTAATTACCTCAAGTTCGACATCTATGATTTGGAGCTGACGAGTATTTACAGCAACTCCGACCTGAGGAGGATTATGTTGTCCACCACCAATCGGTCTATTCTCGTGATTGAGGATATTGATTGTAGCGTGGAGATTCCGGATCGCCATAAGGCCCATAATCCTGATGAGTTTCAAGCTTTTCCCAGG GTGACGCTCTCGGGTCTACTGAACTTCATTGACGGTTTGTGGTCAAGTTGCGGGGACGAGCGAATCATTGTGTTAACCACGAACCACAAGGATCGGCTCGACTCTGCCTTGCTACGTCCCGGTCGAATGGACGTGCACATTAACATGTCATATTGCACGAGTCGTGGGTTCAAGATCTTGGCCTCTAATTACCTCGGCATCCATCAGGGCAGTGCCCACCACCTCTGTGGAGAAATTGAGGGCCTAATCGACAGCACAGAGGTCACCCCAGCCGAGGTTGCCGAGGAACTAATGAAGAGTGATGATGCCGACGTTGTGTTTGGAGAGCTTGTTAATTTCCTCAAACGTAAGAAGGTTGCAAGCAACGAAATGAAAGTTGAAGAAGGGGCTAAGAAGACTGAAGAAGATCAACAAGCAAAGAGGTTGAAACTGATGAGAGTTGCTAGAAACTTTAGGAGAAAAGCTGTGAGAGGAAAGATGAAGAGGAAGAGTTAG
- the LOC133852741 gene encoding protein HYPER-SENSITIVITY-RELATED 4-like, whose amino-acid sequence MAGGSSSAETKLATAKTVLSAAASVAATAMLARSIAQDFLPHEIHDYLFSGIRSFFNRFSSQLTMIIDEFDGLVSNQIYEAAEIYLGSKISPNTQRLKVSKSEKERSFTITMESNEEISDVFNRVKFNWVLVCRQVESKNFHNPRDLNSTLRAEVRSFQLSFHKKHKEMVLNSYLPYIVEEAKSMNQEKKTLKIFTVSYDSMYGNLADLWTSTNLDHPATFATLAMDSEIKNFILKDLERFVKRKEYYRKVGKAWKRGYLLYGPPGTGKSSLIAAMANYLNFDIYDLELTELRANSELRRLLISMANRSILVVEDIDCTIEFQDRAAGPLPLAPSSHNSEQKQVTLSGMLNFIDGLWSSCGDERIIVFTTNHKEKLDPALLRPGRMDVHVHMSYCTPSGFRILAANYLGIKDHALFGEIEESIGTTQVTPAEVAEQLIKNDDPDIVLNGLIKFLIVKRKENEEAKAKKSDQTDEEGKESRSAQEIECVKDEKKVDNDEKK is encoded by the exons atGGCCGGCGGCTCGTCTTCTGCTGAAACCAAGCTAGCCACAGCAAAGACGGTTCTCTCCGCTGCAGCCTCCGTGGCCGCCACTGCCATGCTGGCTCGGTCAATAGCCCAAGACTTCTTGCCCCACGAAATCCATGACTACCTCTTCTCCGGCATCCGAAGCTTCTTCAATCGCTTCTCTTCCCAGCTCACCATGATCATCGACGAGTTTGACGGCCTCGTCAGCAACCAAATCTACGAGGCCGCGGAGATTTACTTGGGCAGCAAAATCTCACCCAACACGCAAAGACTCAAGGTCAGCAAGTCCGAGAAAGAACGGAGCTTTACGATCACCATGGAAAGCAACGAAGAGATCTCCGACGTCTTTAACAGGGTTAAATTCAACTGGGTTTTGGTGTGTCGCCAAGTCGAGTCCAAGAATTTCCACAATCCTCGCGATCTCAACTCAACGCTGCGTGCCGAGGTTCGATCCTTCCAGCTTAGTTTCCACAAGAAGCACAAGGAAATGGTGTTGAACTCTTATTTGCCTTACATTGTGGAGGAGGCGAAGTCCAtgaatcaagagaaaaaaacctTGAAGATCTTCACCGTCAGCTACGACAGCATGTACGGGAACCTCGCGGACCTGTGGACCTCCACCAACCTTGACCACCCCGCAACGTTCGCAACGCTCGCCATGGACTCGGAGATCAAGAACTTCATTTTGAAAGATCTTGAGAGGTTCGTGAAGAGGAAGGAGTACTACAGGAAGGTTGGCAAGGCTTGGAAGCGAGGGTACTTGTTGTACGGCCCTCCGGGTACTGGGAAATCGAGCTTGATTGCTGCAATGGCGAACTATTTGAATTTTGATATCTATGATTTGGAGCTTACAGAGCTTAGGGCCAACTCGGAGCTTAGGAGGCTGCTCATTTCAATGGCGAACAGGTCGATTCTGGTGGTGGAGGATATTGATTGTACCATTGAGTTTCAGGACCGAGCGGCAGGACCATTACCACTCGCACCATCCTCGCACAATTCCGAACAGAAACAG GTAACATTGTCTGGCATGCTCAATTTCATTGACGGGCTTTGGTCGAGTTGTGGGGATGAGCGGATTATCGTGTTCACCACGAACCACAAAGAGAAGCTCGACCCAGCACTGTTGCGCCCCGGACGCATGGATGTTCATGTTCACATGTCCTATTGCACCCCAAGTGGATTTAGAATTCTTGCTGCTAATTATCTTGGGATTAAGGATCATGCACTGTTTGGAGAGATTGAGGAGTCTATCGGGACCACCCAAGTAACCCCGGCTGAGGTAGCGGAGCAGCTGATTAAGAACGATGACCCCGACATAGTGCTCAATGGACTAATCAAATTCCTCATagtgaaaaggaaagaaaatgaggAAGCCAAGGCCAAAAAGAGTGATCAAACTGATGAAGAAGGTAAAGAAAGTAGAAGTGCACAAGAAATTGAGTGTGTCAAAGACGAAAAGAAAGTAGATAATGACGAAAAAAAGTGA
- the LOC133851643 gene encoding AAA-ATPase At5g17760-like isoform X2, with translation MFPPGNMPSPSSLFSAYASMAASMMLVRSMANELIPHPIRGYVLSTLRFYFKAHSPKLTLVIEEMSGMSRNQVYDAAEIYLCTKISPNTERLKIGKSPKEKNLTIRLEKGEKVVDCYEGVELRWKYVCAESEKNNPNDPFPRSEKRFFELTFQKIHKEKILNSYVPFFLDKAKAIKDEQRVLKMYTLNTSQSYNGVRWESINLEHPATFETLALEPELRNAVIEDLNRFLKRKEFYKRVGRAWKRGYLLYGPPGTGKSSLVAAMANHLKFDVYDLQLANILRDSDLRKLLLATGNRSILVIEDIDCSVELPDRRVGDGRKQNDAQLTLSGLLNFIDGLWSSCGDERIIVFTTNHKDRLDPALLRPGRMDMHIHMSYCTSHGLKQLASTYLGIHGHHHLFGEIEDLLESVNVTPAQVAEELMKSEHADIALQELIKLLKRKSMEGDDSEQDVAEKNAGIRGAKRQKLENKPRKSGRNTRGKGNRRRIKSL, from the exons ATGTTTCCTCCCGGAAACATGCCTTCACCATCGTCATTATTCTCGGCCTACGCCTCCATGGCCGCTTCAATGATGCTGGTACGCTCGATGGCAAACGAGCTCATTCCCCACCCAATTCGTGGCTATGTCCTCTCTACCCTGCGCTTCTATTTCAAGGCTCATTCCCCCAAGCTCACACTAGTAATCGAAGAAATGAGTGGCATGTCCCGCAACCAAGTGTATGATGCCGCGGAGATTTACCTCTGCACCAAGATCAGTCCCAACACCGAAAGGCTCAAGATCGGCAAAAGCcccaaagagaagaacctgaCAATCCGGCTCGAGAAGGGAGAGAAGGTCGTCGACTGTTACGAGGGGGTTGAGCTTAGGTGGAAATATGTTTGCGCCGAGTCGGAGAAAAACAACCCCAATGATCCTTTTCCGAGATCGGAAAAACGCTTCTTTGAGCTCACTTTCCAGAAGATACACAAGGAGAAAATCTTGAACTCTTACGTGCCCTTTTTCCTTGACAAAGCCAAGGCCATCAAAGACGAGCAGAGGGTGTTGAAGATGTACACGCTCAACACTTCGCAATCTTATAATGGAGTCAGGTGGGAGTCCATCAATCTCGAACACCCGGCTACGTTCGAGACATTGGCCCTGGAGCCGGAGCTGAGAAATGCTGTTATAGAGGATCTAAACAGGTTTCTCAAGAGGAAGGAGTTCTATAAGAGAGTGGGGAGGGCGTGGAAACGTGGGTACTTGTTGTATGGACCCCCAGGCACCGGAAAATCGAGCCTGGTTGCAGCCATGGCTAATCATTTGAAGTTTGATGTCTATGATTTGCAGCTTGCAAATATATTGCGCGATTCGGACCTGAGAAAATTGTTGCTGGCTACTGGCAATAGGTCAATACTTGTTATTGAAGATATTGATTGCAGTGTGGAGCTACCAGATCGTCGTGTTGGAGATGGACGTAAGCAAAATGACGCACAG TTGACCCTATCTGGGCTACTAAACTTCATAGACGGCTTATGGTCTAGTTGTGGAGATGAGAGAATCATCGTATTCACCACCAACCACAAGGACAGGTTAGACCCCGCTCTGTTGCGTCCTGGACGTATGGACATGCACATTCACATGTCCTACTGCACGTCACATGGCTTAAAGCAGTTGGCCTCAACCTACTTGGGAATCCACGGCCACCACCATCTCTTCGGAGAGATTGAAGACTTACTGGAAAGTGTAAACGTGACCCCTGCACAAGTTGCTGAAGAGTTAATGAAGAGTGAGCATGCTGACATTGCACTCCAAGAACTTATCAAACTCCTTAAGCGCAAGAGCATGGAAGGCGATGACAGTGAGCAGGACGTGGCTGAGAAAAATGCTGGAATTCGAGGGGCGAAAAGGCAGAAATTAGAGAACAAACCAAGAAAATCTGGGAGGAACACAAGAGGAAAAGGCAacagaagaagaataaaaagctTGTAA
- the LOC133851643 gene encoding AAA-ATPase At5g17760-like isoform X1, protein MFPPGNMPSPSSLFSAYASMAASMMLVRSMANELIPHPIRGYVLSTLRFYFKAHSPKLTLVIEEMSGMSRNQVYDAAEIYLCTKISPNTERLKIGKSPKEKNLTIRLEKGEKVVDCYEGVELRWKYVCAESEKNNPNDPFPRSEKRFFELTFQKIHKEKILNSYVPFFLDKAKAIKDEQRVLKMYTLNTSQSYNGVRWESINLEHPATFETLALEPELRNAVIEDLNRFLKRKEFYKRVGRAWKRGYLLYGPPGTGKSSLVAAMANHLKFDVYDLQLANILRDSDLRKLLLATGNRSILVIEDIDCSVELPDRRVGDGRKQNDAQLAQLTLSGLLNFIDGLWSSCGDERIIVFTTNHKDRLDPALLRPGRMDMHIHMSYCTSHGLKQLASTYLGIHGHHHLFGEIEDLLESVNVTPAQVAEELMKSEHADIALQELIKLLKRKSMEGDDSEQDVAEKNAGIRGAKRQKLENKPRKSGRNTRGKGNRRRIKSL, encoded by the exons ATGTTTCCTCCCGGAAACATGCCTTCACCATCGTCATTATTCTCGGCCTACGCCTCCATGGCCGCTTCAATGATGCTGGTACGCTCGATGGCAAACGAGCTCATTCCCCACCCAATTCGTGGCTATGTCCTCTCTACCCTGCGCTTCTATTTCAAGGCTCATTCCCCCAAGCTCACACTAGTAATCGAAGAAATGAGTGGCATGTCCCGCAACCAAGTGTATGATGCCGCGGAGATTTACCTCTGCACCAAGATCAGTCCCAACACCGAAAGGCTCAAGATCGGCAAAAGCcccaaagagaagaacctgaCAATCCGGCTCGAGAAGGGAGAGAAGGTCGTCGACTGTTACGAGGGGGTTGAGCTTAGGTGGAAATATGTTTGCGCCGAGTCGGAGAAAAACAACCCCAATGATCCTTTTCCGAGATCGGAAAAACGCTTCTTTGAGCTCACTTTCCAGAAGATACACAAGGAGAAAATCTTGAACTCTTACGTGCCCTTTTTCCTTGACAAAGCCAAGGCCATCAAAGACGAGCAGAGGGTGTTGAAGATGTACACGCTCAACACTTCGCAATCTTATAATGGAGTCAGGTGGGAGTCCATCAATCTCGAACACCCGGCTACGTTCGAGACATTGGCCCTGGAGCCGGAGCTGAGAAATGCTGTTATAGAGGATCTAAACAGGTTTCTCAAGAGGAAGGAGTTCTATAAGAGAGTGGGGAGGGCGTGGAAACGTGGGTACTTGTTGTATGGACCCCCAGGCACCGGAAAATCGAGCCTGGTTGCAGCCATGGCTAATCATTTGAAGTTTGATGTCTATGATTTGCAGCTTGCAAATATATTGCGCGATTCGGACCTGAGAAAATTGTTGCTGGCTACTGGCAATAGGTCAATACTTGTTATTGAAGATATTGATTGCAGTGTGGAGCTACCAGATCGTCGTGTTGGAGATGGACGTAAGCAAAATGACGCACAG TTGGCGCAGTTGACCCTATCTGGGCTACTAAACTTCATAGACGGCTTATGGTCTAGTTGTGGAGATGAGAGAATCATCGTATTCACCACCAACCACAAGGACAGGTTAGACCCCGCTCTGTTGCGTCCTGGACGTATGGACATGCACATTCACATGTCCTACTGCACGTCACATGGCTTAAAGCAGTTGGCCTCAACCTACTTGGGAATCCACGGCCACCACCATCTCTTCGGAGAGATTGAAGACTTACTGGAAAGTGTAAACGTGACCCCTGCACAAGTTGCTGAAGAGTTAATGAAGAGTGAGCATGCTGACATTGCACTCCAAGAACTTATCAAACTCCTTAAGCGCAAGAGCATGGAAGGCGATGACAGTGAGCAGGACGTGGCTGAGAAAAATGCTGGAATTCGAGGGGCGAAAAGGCAGAAATTAGAGAACAAACCAAGAAAATCTGGGAGGAACACAAGAGGAAAAGGCAacagaagaagaataaaaagctTGTAA
- the LOC133883072 gene encoding AAA-ATPase At3g50940-like, giving the protein MTSVLHSFTSSLRNIPTASSWFEAYVALSTSLMLLQTATSQFIPVNVRSYIFERLKSYFFGTVAGISDHVTLTIHESWENMGRNELYDAVNEYLPSKISRANKNLKVGKFGGGNKIAMAIEGGESIVDVFDDVKLTWRYSRQKDRQQQEDPTHFSSRPAQSDHSRPMYVLSFDENDREKVMDSYLPHILDKYKAMKEGEKVLKHYTRTSGSWQSSVLEHPATFDTLAMEPELKKAILDDLDRFLRRKSFYKKVGKAWKRGYLLYGPPGTGKTSLIAAMANYLKFDVYDLELSGVHSNADLMRSLRNTSNRSILVVEDIDCNRVVRDRAEKVRDHPIHPFDDPTFRKLTLSGLLNSIDGLWTSSAEERIIVFTTNHKDQIDPSLLRPGRMDMHINLSFCNANEFRILASNYLDIHSHPLFEQIERLLEKLQITPAVVAEELMKDDDAEVTLSGLVNFLERKEMEGDGIKDVNTKATIPEIKEDED; this is encoded by the exons ATGACTTCTGTTCTTCACAGCTTTACCTCTTCGCTGAGGAATATACCGACAGCATCATCATGGTTCGAGGCCTATGTTGCCCTCTCCACATCTCTGATGCTTTTGCAAACTGCGACCAGTCAATTCATACCGGTAAATGTTCGATCCTACATCTTCGAAAGATTGAAAAGCTACTTCTTCGGAACTGTTGCGGGTATCTCTGATCACGTCACTCTCACCATCCATGAGAGCTGGGAGAATATGGGCCGTAACGAACTCTATGATGCTGTCAACGAATACCTACCTTCCAAGATCAGTCGTGCAAACAAAAACCTTAAAGTCGGCAAGTTCGGAGGAGGTAATAAGATAGCAATGGCAATCGAAGGTGGAGAATCTATCGTGGATGTCTTCGACGACGTAAAGCTTACATGGAGATATTCCCGTCAAAAAGATAGGCAACAGCAGGAAGATCCAACACATTTTTCATCTCGTCCAGCTCAATCAGATCACTCAAGGCCCATGTATGTGCTAAGTTTTGATGAAAATGATAGAGAGAAAGTTATGGATTCTTATCTGCCTCATATCTTGGACAAATACAAGGCCatgaaagagggagagaaggTTTTGAAGCACTACACCAGGACGAGTGGTTCATGGCAATCATCCGTGCTAGAGCATCCAGCAACATTCGACACGCTTGCCATGGAACCCGAGTTAAAGAAGGCCATTCTCGATGATCTGGATCGGTTCCTGAGGAGGAAGAGTTTTTACAAAAAGGTTGGGAAAGCTTGGAAGCGCGGGTATCTATTGTATGGCCCTCCTGGAACCGGGAAAACGAGCCTCATTGCGGCTATGGCAAATTACTTGAAATTTGACGTCTATGATTTGGAGCTCAGTGGTGTTCACTCCAATGCAGATCTGATGAGATCGTTGCGTAATACGTCTAATCGTTCCATACTTGTGGTTGAGGATATAGATTGCAATAGAGTGGTCCGAGATCGAGCAGAAAAAGTTCGTGATCATCCGATTCATCCTTTTGACGATCCCACGTTTAGAAAG CTCACGCTCTCAGGTCTACTAAACTCCATAGATGGTCTGTGGACAAGCAGCGCAGAGGAGCGAATTATTGTATTTACTACCAATCACAAAGACCAAATAGATCCATCATTGTTGCGTCCGGGTAGGATGGACATGCACATTAACTTGTCCTTCTGCAACGCTAATGAGTTTCGAATCTTAGCCTCCAATTACCTGGATATCCACAGTCACCCACTTTTTGAACAAATCGAACGCTTGTTAGAGAAACTACAGATCACTCCTGCAGTAGTGGCGGAAGAATTAATGAAGGATGACGATGCTGAAGTTACTCTCTCGGGACTTGTTAATTTCCTTGAGCGAAAGGAGATGGAGGGCGATGGAATAAAGGATGTAAATACGAAGGCCACCATTCCGGAGatcaaagaagatgaagattga
- the LOC133851863 gene encoding AAA-ATPase At2g18193-like: MNSAPLRSFTSSLRSIPTASSWFDAYVALSTSLMLLQTATNQLIPANVRSQIYKTMKRYLFGVVAGKSSHITIRETWENMGRNELYDAVKEYISSKISRANRKLRVGKLGGANRIAKAIEGGESIADVFDNIKLTWRYSQQDQPPTNSSSSRRQMSPEYQYVLSFDENDLEKVMDSYLPHILDKYKAMKEGEKVLKHYTRMNGPWQAAELGHPATFDTLAMEPELKKAILDDLDRFLRRKSFYKKVGKAWKRGYLLYGPPGTGKTSLIAAMANYLRFDIYDLELSSVFSNADLMQSLRNTSNRSILVIEDIDCNREVRDRLEEDDDDHSRKPKYLKKFTLSGLLNSIDGLWTSSAEERIIVFTTNHKEQIDPALLRPGRMDMHINLSFCTFNGFRLLASNYLDVQSHPLFEQVEHLLETTEVTPAAVAEELMKDDDADVALSGLVKFLKRKEMEDGGTNDVVDESEVPLQRSKKMKIEEKTKIDDEQIKN; encoded by the exons ATGAATTCTGCTCCTCTTCGCAGCTTTACCTCTTCGCTGAGGTCTATACCGACAGCATCATCATGGTTCGACGCCTACGTAGCCCTCTCCACATCTCTGATGCTTTTGCAAACTGCGACCAACCAACTCATACCGGCAAATGTTCGATCACAAATCTACAAAACAATGAAGCGCTACTTGTTTGGTGTTGTTGCCGGTAAGTCTTCTCACATCACCATCCGTGAGACCTGGGAGAATATGGGTCGTAACGAACTCTACGATGCTGTCAAAGAATACATATCTTCCAAGATCAGTCGTGCAAACCGAAAGCTCAGAGTCGGCAAGTTAGGAGGAGCTAATAGGATAGCAAAGGCAATCGAAGGTGGAGAATCTATCGCGGATGTCTTTGACAACATCAAGCTTACATGGAGATATTCCCAGCAGGATCAGCCGCCGACAAATTCATCATCATCTCGTCGACAAATGAGTCCTGAGTATCAATATGTGTTGAGTTTTGATGAAAACGATCTGGAAAAAGTCATGGATTCTTATCTGCCTCATATCTTGGACAAGTACAAGGCCatgaaagagggagagaaggTTTTGAAGCACTACACGAGGATGAATGGTCCATGGCAAGCAGCCGAACTTGGGCATCCAGCAACGTTCGACACGCTTGCCATGGAACCCGAGTTAAAGAAGGCTATTCTCGATGATCTGGATCGGTTCCTGAGGAGGAAGAGTTTTTACAAAAAGGTTGGGAAAGCTTGGAAGCGCGGCTATCTACTGTATGGCCCTCCTGGAACTGGGAAAACGAGCCTCATCGCAGCTATGGCAAATTACTTGAGGTTTGATATTTACGATCTGGAGCTCAGCAGTGTTTTCTCCAACGCAGATCTGATGCAATCCTTGCGTAATACGTCTAATCGTTCCATACTTGTGATTGAGGACATTGATTGCAACAGAGAGGTCCGGGATCGAttagaagaagatgatgatgatcatTCTCGTAAACCCAAGTACCTTAAAAAG TTCACACTTTCAGGTCTACTAAATTCCATAGATGGTTTGTGGACAAGCAGTGCAGAGGAGCGAATAATTGTGTTTACTACCAATCACAAAGAGCAAATAGATCCAGCATTGTTACGTCCTGGTCGGATGGACATGCACATCAACTTGTCCTTCTGCACCTTTAATGGGTTTCGACTCTTAGCCTCTAATTACCTTGATGTCCAAAGTCACCCACTTTTTGAACAAGTTGAACACTTGTTAGAGACAACAGAGGTCACTCCTGCAGCAGTGGCAGAAGAATTAATGAAAGATGATGATGCTGATGTTGCTCTTTCAGGACTTGTTAAGTTCCTTAAGCGAAAAGAGATGGAGGACGGTGGAACGAATGATGTAGTAGATGAAAGTGAAGTCCCACTCCAGAGatcaaagaagatgaagattgaagagaaGACGAAGATTGATGacgaacaaattaaaaattga